In the Wyeomyia smithii strain HCP4-BCI-WySm-NY-G18 chromosome 2, ASM2978416v1, whole genome shotgun sequence genome, one interval contains:
- the LOC129721168 gene encoding uncharacterized protein LOC129721168, with the protein MANKISLFLAVLFFTGFKILVFMEPPKDEICCSVKPNLRSVLFLGSVAMYLSRTKIFPVRYRQVPLAAQAVAEFFVFLLTIEIAMIAVWCRIETFLFRLMECVASSEKAMLYRDMGGDRLVQFIVTLCSLITFAFTAIGTGYVSMGSRVYDRTVEKVERLFARVRPQSAAVPICPVHLCQSTVLETDEEQRIPRRSPRSPQRRESFQMDSSFLNSRRSRRSSSRRRRLNSSR; encoded by the coding sequence ATGGCCAACAAGATCTCTCTATTTCTAGCCGTGTTATTTTTCACCGGGTTCAAAATTCTAGTTTTCATGGAACCACCAAAAGACGAAATCTGCTGCTCTGTCAAACCGAATCTTCGCAGCGTCCTGTTTCTGGGGTCGGTCGCGATGTACCTAAGTAGGACGAAAATCTTCCCGGTACGTTACCGCCAGGTTCCACTCGCGGCCCAAGCTGTTGCAgagtttttcgtttttctgTTGACCATTGAAATAGCGATGATTGCGGTGTGGTGTCGCATCGAAACATTCCTGTTTCGGCTGATGGAGTGCGTGGCATCCAGTGAAAAGGCTATGCTATACCGTGACATGGGCGGCGATCGATTGGTACAATTTATTGTGACGCTTTGCAGTTTGATAACGTTCGCCTTCACCGCGATCGGAACGGGATATGTGAGCATGGGCTCGCGGGTGTATGATCGAACCGTGGAAAAAGTCGAACGACTATTTGCCCGAGTACGACCCCAGTCAGCTGCGGTACCGATTTGTCCGGTACATCTGTGCCAGTCCACGGTACTGGAGACCGACGAAGAGCAACGTATTCCTCGGCGATCCCCAAGATCTCCCCAACGTCGGGAAAGTTTTCAAATGGATAGTAGTTTCCTGAACAGCCGGCGTTCGAGAAGGTCATCTTCCAGAAGGCGGCGATTAAACAGCAGTAGatga